A region from the Acyrthosiphon pisum isolate AL4f chromosome A1, pea_aphid_22Mar2018_4r6ur, whole genome shotgun sequence genome encodes:
- the LOC100572510 gene encoding uncharacterized protein LOC100572510: protein MSMIETEKPGDLKLNYFSFAVEKIELKDEIAPTIESKVDAEKAAAATDMDFHKLPNLQYLLERYNTINIPNHSTFCTDQVLEQPTYVSNDKAPEIKAPFGMLNLYQIIQKFEHEHNCEFIFLPSSIGKDLLYYTENADLGLDPSHTVSNNIMDVLRYPLRYGLIPAIYGIDLEMFLASVFLKYKFDSKSTRRLKTKTLEGKVTFKFIEGEIEALVFDYWSRSTVDLINYDESVSRPDLKDLLQYLFRKLYGTTTVVQKNEVAFFLWNLRKFAKFDLSKDIISANCLYFLKTHISTVWPEISHNDMILWSIFFNEMNVHHLLMEHTISTMFKTLDRRFEFIMSKAAQVRAIRRKSSYSFSLWNVATTVSGERKRTVCKNDVMIKILPELYEKLNNHHNELAAAIDNFYYYHIFLLSRYTILHNIDVSTRILKSTSIQGFLDEQRNRPNHKICQLLILSMSEYIQSMIVLCFRRLYIRDSDTFEAEFEITEFEQSLYQSLNELICDRMNFALSTVNDREGLGGDPEPELLLYAYMYGLTRRESVSMQCIELNCIFDRHDKDCYNKIFAESNNVVKKNSSQKK, encoded by the exons ATGTCGATGATCGAAACGGAAAAACCTGGTGACTTGAAGCTCAACTATTTCAGTTTTGCGGTAGAAAAAATCGAACTCAAGGACGAGATCGCACCGACCATTGAGTCAAAGGTTGACGCTGAAAAGGCTGCTGCTGCTACAGACATGGATTTTCACAAGCTACCGAATCTACAATATTTGCTGGAacgttataatactattaatattccGAACCATTCAACATTTTGTACTGATCAGGTGCTAGAACAACCTACATATGTTTCAAACGATAAAGCACCGGAGATCAAAGCACCCTTCGGAATGCTAAATTTGTAtcagataattcaaaaattcgaACACGAACACAattgtgaatttatatttttaccatcctCCATTGGtaaagatttattatattacaccgaAAACGCGGACCTGGGTTTAGATCCGTCGCACACAGTCAGTAATAATATCATGGATGTTTTGCGTTATCCCTTGCGATATGGTCTTATACCGGCGATATATGGGATAGAtcttgaaatgtttctagcatctgttttcttaaaatataaatttgattccAAATCTACACGTCGGCTTAAGACTAAAACTCTTGAAGGTAAGGTCACATTTAAATTCATAGAAGGTGAAATCGAAGCATTAGTCTTCGACTATTGGAGCCGGTCTACCGTCGATCTTATAAATTACGACGAAAGCGTCTCTAGACCGGATTTAAAAGACCTACTTCAGTATTTGTTCAGGAAATTGTACGGTACGACCACGGTTGTCCAGAAAAATGAAGTCGCTTTTTTTTTGTGGAATTTAAGAAAATTCGCCAAGTTTGATCTGAGTAAAGACATCATATCGGCAAATTGtctatattttcttaaaacacATATATCGACTGTCTGGCCAGAGATCTCGCACAACGACATGATTCTGTGgagcattttttttaacgaaatgaATGTGCACCATCTCCTGATGGAACATACCATTTCAACGATGTTCAAAACATTAGATCGTCGTTTCGAATTTATTATGAGTAAGGCTGCGCAAGTGAGGGCGATCCGGCGGAAATCATCATACTCCTTTAGTCTGTGGAACGTCGCTACTACCGTTTCTGGTGAACGTAAAAGAACTGTATGTAAAAATGATGTAATGATAAAGATTTTACCAGAATTATACGAAAAACTCAACAATCACCACAATGAGTTGGCCGCCgcgattgataatttttattattatcacatttttttgttatcgcGATATACAATCTTACACAACATTGACGTTTCCACTAGAATCTTGAAGTCTACCTCGATCCAAGGGTTTCTGGATGAACAGCGTAACCGCCCAAATCACAAAATTTGTCAGCTATTGATATTATCCATGTCAGAATATATCCAATCTATGATCGTTTTGTGCTTTCGGCGGTTGTACATACGGGACAGTGATACATTTGAGGCCGAGTTCGAGATTACCGAGTTTGAACAGTCGTTGTACCAGTCACTGAATGAGTTGATCTGCGACAGAATGAACTTCGCGCTGTCAACGGTTAATGATCGCGAAGGTCTTGGTGGTGACCCCGAACCCGAACTCTTGCTATACGCGTACATGTACGGCCTTACCAGGAGAGAAAGTGTATCAATGCA atgcATTGAACTCAATTGTATTTTCGATCGCCATGACAAAGACTGCTACAACAAAATCTTCGCTGAATCGAACAACGTtgtcaaaaaaaattcatctcaaaaaaaataa